The proteins below are encoded in one region of Dryobates pubescens isolate bDryPub1 chromosome 27, bDryPub1.pri, whole genome shotgun sequence:
- the GPR19 gene encoding probable G-protein coupled receptor 19, protein MDNSSGPFVLPTLLLLLQNKSYPEASIPPAGYSMTESPPGASSSRNHSVLQPALRPGEIAAASVVLGVLWLVSFFGNSLVCLVIHRSRRTQSTTNYFVVSMACADLLISVASVPFVLLQFAHGRWVLGSAMCKLVRYIQYLTPGVQMGVLLSICLDRFYTIVYPLSFKVSREKAKKMILASWLFEALFASPAFFFYGSNSDDHCNFFLPATWEGALYGVIHLLVVFLIPSLLIILFYQKVVKHIWRIGTDGRTVRRTMNIVPRTKVKTIKMFLMLNAVFLLSWLPFYVVQLWHPQETEYRKSSLVFLAITWSSFSSSASKPTLYSVYNANFRRGMKETFCMSAMKCYRSNAYTITSSSRIAKTNHVGIADIPAPAKTVTKDSIYEAFNREAKEKKLAWPIQSNPPNTFV, encoded by the coding sequence ATGGACAACAGCAGCGGTCCTTTCGTTCTCCCCAccctactgctcctgctgcagaacaagAGCTACCCTGAagcctccatccctcctgctggctacagcaTGACAGAGTcgcccccaggagccagctccagcaggaaccACAGCgttctgcagcctgcactgcgGCCGGGGGAAATCGCAGCAGCCAGCGTGGTGTTGGGAGTGCTATGGCTGGTTTCCTTCTTCGGCAACTCCCTCGTTTGCTTAGTGAtccacaggagcaggaggacacaATCCACCACCAACTATTTTGTGGTCTCCATGGCTTGTGCAGACCTGCTGATCAGCGTGGCGAGTGTGCCTTTCGTGCTGCTGCAGTTCGCCCACGGcaggtgggtgctgggcagTGCGATGTGCAAGCTGGTCAGGTACATCCAGTACCTCACCCCCGGGGTGCAGATGGGTGTGCTCCTCTCCATCTGCCTGGATCGCTTCTACACCATCGTCTACCCCCTCAGCTTCAAAGTGTCCAGGGAGAAAGCCAAGAAAATGATTCTGGCCTCTTGGCTCTTTGAGGCTCTGTTTGCATCTCCGGCTTTCTTCTTCTATGGCTCCAACAGCGATGACCACTGCAACTTCTTCCTCCCTGCCACTTGGGAAGGAGCCCTCTACGGTGTCATCCACCTCCTGGTGGTGTTCttgatcccttccctcctcatTATCCTCTTCTACCAGAAGGTCGTCAAGCACATTTGGAGAATAGGCACGGATGGCAGGACTGTCAGGAGGACAATGAACATTGTCCCCAGAACAAAGGTGAAAACCATCAAGATGTTCTTGATGTTAAATGCGGtgtttctcctctcctggctccctTTTTACGTGGTGCAGCTGTGGCACCCGCAGGAAACAGAGTACAGGAAGAGCTCCTTGGTTTTCCTGGCGATCACCtggagctccttcagctcttcagCCTCTAAGCCAACCCTCTACTCCGTGTACAACGCCAACTTCAGAAGAGGAATGAAAGAAACCTTTTGCATGTCTGCCATGAAATGCTACAGGAGCAACGCCTACACTatcacctccagctccaggaTAGCCAAAACAAACCACGTTGGGATTGCAGACATCCCAGCTCCAGCCAAAACTGTCACCAAAGACTCAATCTACGAAGCTTTTAACagggaagcaaaggaaaaaaagcttgcCTGGCCCATTCAGTCCAATCCCCCCAATACATTTGTCTAG